A section of the Leptotrichia buccalis C-1013-b genome encodes:
- a CDS encoding AAA family ATPase — protein MLIDITVKNFRSFKNETVFSMEVDKKDILEDINTVKVRQNKKNHKKELLKSAVVIGGNASGKSNFIDILRAFKHYLLVKGKKKFRDDNFKLSKKKENTEIEINILIDDEIYNYLLIIDFHNKKIVSEKFYIINERKQEAVYIRENDKIMSYDKKIFSNYDTTLQFINENLNEYDSVMTRIIEYKMPKEIKKFIDYLKEDVIILTNDEINFSKIGKLFYKTPKIKDDFLNYLKRFGFPMENVNIIKRKLPEDVLNVVEIIKSKILKSDSLEENDVYDLEFIYKNDNGEKYNLSLSEQSSGTKKIISLFIPIYKLLLNGGILVIDELDETLHYKLVYDIIKMFNSIEHNKKNAQIIFSSHNLLLLDLSLFRRDQIWFVENNKIFEGSSLYSLSDIKGVRKDDNILRDYLNGFFGGLPNIDQFGVN, from the coding sequence ATGTTAATTGATATTACTGTAAAAAACTTTAGATCGTTTAAAAATGAGACTGTATTTTCTATGGAAGTAGATAAAAAAGACATTTTAGAGGATATTAATACTGTAAAAGTACGACAAAATAAAAAAAATCACAAAAAGGAACTTTTAAAATCAGCTGTTGTAATTGGAGGAAATGCAAGTGGAAAATCAAATTTTATTGATATTTTAAGAGCATTTAAACATTATCTTTTAGTTAAAGGCAAAAAAAAATTTAGAGATGATAATTTTAAACTTAGTAAAAAAAAAGAGAATACAGAAATAGAAATAAATATTTTAATTGATGATGAAATTTATAATTATTTGTTGATTATAGATTTTCATAATAAAAAAATTGTTTCAGAAAAATTTTATATTATAAATGAAAGAAAACAAGAGGCAGTATATATTAGAGAAAATGATAAAATAATGTCTTACGACAAAAAAATATTTTCAAATTATGATACAACATTGCAGTTTATAAATGAAAATTTAAATGAATATGACAGCGTAATGACAAGAATAATAGAGTATAAAATGCCTAAAGAAATAAAAAAGTTTATAGATTATCTAAAAGAAGATGTAATAATTTTAACAAATGATGAAATTAATTTTTCAAAAATTGGAAAATTATTTTACAAAACTCCAAAAATAAAAGATGATTTTTTAAATTATCTAAAAAGATTTGGTTTTCCTATGGAAAATGTAAATATAATAAAAAGAAAATTACCTGAGGATGTATTAAATGTTGTAGAAATTATTAAATCCAAAATTTTAAAATCAGATAGTTTAGAAGAAAATGATGTTTACGATTTAGAATTTATTTATAAAAATGATAATGGAGAAAAATATAATTTAAGTTTGTCTGAGCAATCATCAGGAACTAAAAAAATAATATCTTTATTTATACCCATATATAAATTATTATTAAATGGAGGAATTTTAGTGATAGATGAATTAGACGAGACACTACACTACAAATTAGTTTACGATATAATAAAAATGTTTAATTCTATAGAACACAATAAAAAAAATGCTCAAATTATATTTTCTTCACATAATTTATTATTGTTGGATTTAAGTTTATTTAGAAGAGATCAGATATGGTTTGTTGAAAATAATAAAATATTTGAAGGAAGCTCCTTATATTCACTTTCTGACATAAAAGGGGTAAGAAAGGATGATAATATTTTAAGAGATTATTTGAATGGTTTTTTTGGAGGACTACCCAATATAGATCAGTTTGGAGTTAATTAA